The genomic region TGGTAATCAGGGCTCATTTGATGCCACCCTCCCGGGCTATTAAAAATACTCCTACAGCCTATGCTGGTACGGATTGCCGGTAACCCAACCGGTGTCGTAGTTGTCGGTTGTAAAGCAAACTTTGAGATCAGCGTCGTACTGGCTGTCGACCCAGCACACGGTGGATGTGGGGCTGTCGTACTGGCTGTCGACGTAGTACCAGCGTTCGTCCCCGTTTGCGTCGCACTGATCATTGGTGACGAACGCTTTGAGGTCGGCCTGATACCGGTCGTCCGTAACAAACACCTTAATGGCGTTGCTGTCGTACTGATTGTCCGTGACCCAGATGCGTGCCATTCTCAGCCTCCTCTGTGGGCCAATACCTTAGAAAAGCGAAGCAAGAACTGAGTTTGAGTTTAGCCGTATGCAAGGAAGGCCAAATAGTCGGGGGGGGGGTTAATTATTACATTAATATCGTTGTTCACGCATGAGTGTTGACCAGGCGAGTGCTCTTCCTTCCTGGGAGTAATTTGAGGCAGGCTTGCATCGAGGACCACCCCTTCCGTATCGCATCAATTTTTACGTTGACCCTTCACATCGTCTCCAAATGCGTCATGATAGGGGCACGATGTTTCGCGAGGCTCTTCCCGGGCTCTGGGCAGACGTCTCGCCTGGCAGAAAGGGAGCGTGCCATGGGAAAGAAGGCTCAAGATCCGATCGTGCTCGAGGGCGAGGCTCTGGCTGGCCACCTGCGTGCAGACCACGCGGTGTACATGGATTATGCGGGCGCCTCGTACTACCTCACCGACGTCAACGATCACTTCTGGCGCGTCCAGGACACGGCCGAGCTCAACGACAAGGGCCACTTCGTTGACGCGTCCGAGCCCGTCGCCACGCTGGCGGAGTTCCTCGACATGCCGTTGCCGGTCCTCGGCGACAAGTCCATCGCCGATGTCCAGGCCGACGCGACGTTCTACGCTTCCGAGAAGCCCGAAGCGTAGCCTGTCCTGACTGCTGCTCTGTTCTTTGGCGCGCGGTGCCGCCCAAACGGGTGGCGCCGCGCGTTTTTTGTGCGCCTGCCACTCGTAGTCTGGCATCCCGTGGGGTCTGTGGCCAAAAGTGGCATGCTTTGCGAGTCGCTATCTCGATACACGGCGCCTGATCCGAAGCGGGGTGCTCGTTCGGGCAGGTGGGAGCTGCTCGGACCGCGACCACGCAGGCTGCGGACTCGCAAAGCGGCATAGTTTTGGCCATCGGGCGGTCTTTGGGCTGGGCTATATTTCCTCGTGGCGCACTATCATCCATCCAACTGCATATTCAGCTCAAAAGAAGCAAAACTACGCATCCAAGCCAAATCCGGCGCCAGTCCCAGAGCGCTACCCACCCCCGCGTCCCGTATGGAGGTCTTTCACTTCCTGCCGACTCGAGAGATTTCTCGTTGACAGCCCTCCGGGTACGCCCCTACAATCCAAAGGTTCACTTTCGCAGAGCCCCGTGAAACCTCTGTATTGGTGACAACTGTTCGTATTGAGTTGGAGGAGTTTTACGTGAAGACCACGTACTACGCTAAGCCCGGCGAGGTTAAGCGCGAGTGGGTGCTCATCGACGCCGAGGGCAAGGTCCTTGGTCGTCTGGCTGCCCAGATCGCCTCGATCCTGCGCGGCAAGAACAAGCCTCAGTTCACGCCCCACATCGACACCGGCGACTTCGTGATCGTTGTCAACGCTGACAAGATCCGCGTCACTGGCAACAAGGCGGAGGACAAGGCCTGGTACTCCTACAGCGGTTACCCGGGCGGCCTCAAGAAGGAGACCTACCGGCAGGCCATGGAGAAGCACCCCGAGCGCATCCTCGAGCGCGCCGTCAAGGGCATGCTCCCCAAGACGACGCTCGGCCGTGCCCAGTTCACCAAGCTCAAGGTGTACGCCGGCCCGGACCATCCCCACATGGCCCAGAATCCCCGCAAGATCGACCTGGAGGCGTAACCCATGGCCAACACGAACGAAGCCATCTATTGGGGCACGGGTCGTCGCAAGAACGCCGTTGCCCGCGTGCACCTGGTGCCCGGCACCGGCAAGGTTCTCGTCAACAAGCGTGAGGCTGCCCAGTACTTCGGCCGCCAGCAGCTCGTCGACATGGCCTGCATGCCTCTGAAGGTCACCGACACCCTCGGCCACTTCGACGTCATCGCCCTGTGCGACGGCGGCGGCATCTCCGGCCAGGCCGGCGCCCTGCGCCTCGGCATTGCCCGCGCCCTGCTGAAGGCGGGCGACTATCGTCCCGAGCTCAAGAAGGCCGGCTACCTGACCCGCGACGCTCGCGTGGTCGAGCGCAAGAAGTACGGCCTCAAGAAGGCCCGCAAGCGCCCGCAGTTCTCGAAGCGCTAAGGCTTTCTCGCTCTACCTTTGTGCTATCGACGGGATCTTCGCTCTGTGCGGGGGTCCCGTCTTTTCGTTTCCGGGGTGCCTTCGCCTGGTGGCAGTCGACCCATCGAGGGCCGCCGGGCGAAGACGCCCGCCCAGTCCGGGGAAGAATGGCGGCACGCCCCCGCGGGGGCGCACAACCGTGATCGCCTGCGCGCGTCCGAACGCCGGTCACAGGACCCTCCCCGCGTCGAAGGAGGTTGCTATGCCCAACAGCCTGTTCGGAACGGACGGCGCCCGCGGCGTCGCCAACGACGACCTTACGTGCGAGCTCGCCTATCGCCTTGGCATGGGCGCCGTGTCGTGCCTGGGCCCGCACATCGTCGTGGGTCGAGACACGCGCCGCTCGGGCACGATGCTCGAGAGCGCCCTGGTCGCCGGCATCATGGCGGCCGGTGGCGAGCCTGCGTGCTGCGGCGTCATCCCTACGCCCGCCGTGGCGCTCATCACGCGCGAAGAGGGC from Coriobacteriia bacterium harbors:
- a CDS encoding CDP-alcohol phosphatidyltransferase — its product is MGKKAQDPIVLEGEALAGHLRADHAVYMDYAGASYYLTDVNDHFWRVQDTAELNDKGHFVDASEPVATLAEFLDMPLPVLGDKSIADVQADATFYASEKPEA
- the rplM gene encoding 50S ribosomal protein L13, whose amino-acid sequence is MEEFYVKTTYYAKPGEVKREWVLIDAEGKVLGRLAAQIASILRGKNKPQFTPHIDTGDFVIVVNADKIRVTGNKAEDKAWYSYSGYPGGLKKETYRQAMEKHPERILERAVKGMLPKTTLGRAQFTKLKVYAGPDHPHMAQNPRKIDLEA
- the rpsI gene encoding 30S ribosomal protein S9; the encoded protein is MANTNEAIYWGTGRRKNAVARVHLVPGTGKVLVNKREAAQYFGRQQLVDMACMPLKVTDTLGHFDVIALCDGGGISGQAGALRLGIARALLKAGDYRPELKKAGYLTRDARVVERKKYGLKKARKRPQFSKR